One Pleurodeles waltl isolate 20211129_DDA chromosome 3_2, aPleWal1.hap1.20221129, whole genome shotgun sequence genomic window carries:
- the PIMREG gene encoding protein PIMREG isoform X2: MASMLQSVGQTVGWRSHRILEDFDENDSPVPDKFRKIPSSSSLNTLRMSLRKRMPLKPVQVNISENPTWESLEFKDKQRPFQTMRRTAKNAFGNVSQKMQKTCQSQSKYLVASPVKGKTVGPRKSVTSSGEKQSSSPQTPCRRSSKAISATTPKSVSRSTPKTNNRVSPQSGSTKKQNNSERKEWRSFSRWVGKDGLSLRRSTRTAALKSPYSSPTPVSRRRQFDRDLETVSTGIRQLRRLSQVFDEVIDRDESDMTVCLIPN; the protein is encoded by the exons ATGGCCTCCATGTTGCAGAGTGTTGGGCAAACTGTTGGTTGGAGAAGTCACAGGATTTTAGAAGATTTTGATGAAAATGACAGCCCAGTTCCAGATAAATTTCGAAAGATTCCTTCTTCAAGCTCTCTTAACACTCTCCGAATGTCTTTGAGGAAGCGGATGCCTTTGAAACCAGTGCAAGTCAATATAAGTGAGAACCCAACTTGGGAAAGTTTAGAATTTAAAGACAAACAGCGCCCCTTTCAGACCATGAGAAGAACAGCTAAAAATGCTTTTGGAAACGTGTCTCAG AAAATGCAGAAAACTTGCCAGAGCCAAAGTAAGTATTTGGTGGCCTCTCCAGTAAAAGGAAAAACTGTTGGGCCGAGAAAGAGTGTCACCAGCAGTGGAGAAAAGCAAAGTTCTTCACCTCAAACTCCGTGCCGCAGGAGCAGCAAGGCAATCTCTGCCACCACCCCAAAATCAGTCTCCAGATCCACTCCCAAGACCAATAACCGGGTCTCTCCTCAATCGGGATCCACAAAGAAACAAAACAACTCTGAGCGGAAAGAATGGAGAAGCTTTTCACGTTGGGTTGGAAAAGACGGTCTCTCTCTTCGGAGGTCGACGAGAACAGCAGCTTTGAAGAGCCCCTATTCCTCACCTACTCCGGTCAGCAGAAGGAGGCAA TTTGACAGAGATTTAGAAACTGTCTCCACTGGGATTAGACAGCTCCGGAGGCTTTCCCAGGTGTTTGACGAGGTTATCGACCGAGATGAAAG